One Astatotilapia calliptera chromosome 1, fAstCal1.2, whole genome shotgun sequence DNA segment encodes these proteins:
- the LOC113026043 gene encoding semaphorin-7A-like, with protein MRFSLVACLFFLHICCLAVGNDRSPRMIFTEKEAAMNRLDLPHDPPVRIFLKEQPDTVLAVGKTYLNTYIKNQKKNQRRMRLENCNSDDCSYNITLAHLMEDANQLFVCGTTDDETVCCNSNLAEQSPICKDIKDISSFNINEGDLSALAESEQSTDLYITRSGSDGSVESVGIHKFGKARVGPKNHHKEQHYVGLVLSKREEDPSQNRVYGFYKEKTEDTGLFSEMWLPFVTQVCMTDVGGPKNNLQFTWTSQMNARLFCGDQERKQHFSELVDVSTVDADRWQDTKIYALFRNEWEMSAVCVYTIEDINKIFENSPFNGYKKDQMDRPRTCAPDSSKLSVDTLKKIEKTSEMEQLVHPVGNPGLLFFNHHNYTHIQVDSKPNSRSSNQNVIFLSLNNGGIHKVLQNESHTFVIAEYQPFKQKAHVLSIILQSTFKKLYVNNGSQLVQLDVADCSQYGDTCQDCMLSRDPYCGWDGTQCIRDTKGSWHDAATGDLSVCNEHNASNYTGDPVPVPRYSKYFLQCPVSSRHAQYSWQHDENSTACSSEKEQCLYLIDNMDSECKGTYKCISQEMGYSKVLVQYELQVENDAKTQQYQQLWPNKAEGRKTSPVIWVCVMMALIKSLSF; from the exons AAGCTGCAATGAATAGGTTAGATCTTCCTCATGATCCACCGGTGCGGATTTTTCTAAAAGAGCAACCGGACACTGTCTTAGCTGTTGGAAAAACATACCTGAATACCTACATTAAAAACCAGAAAAAG AATCAAAGACGTATGCGGTTGGAGAATTGCAACAGTGAT GATTGCAGCTATAACATCACTTTGGCCCACCTTATGGAAGATGCTAACcagttgtttgtgtgtggaacCACTGACGATGAAACAGTTTGCTGTAACTCG AATTTGGCAGAGCAGTCACCGATATGCAAGGATATAAAAGATATAAGCTCATTTAACATAAATGAGGGTGACCTGTCGGCCCTTGCAG AATCTGAACAAAGTACAGATCTCTACATAACACGCTCTGGATCTGATGGATCTGTTGAATCTGTTGGCATTCACAAATTTGGTAAAGCAAGAGTGGGGCCAAAGAACCACCATAAAG AGCAGCATTATGTAGGATTGGTGCTCAGCAAACGTGAAGAGGATCCCTCCCAGAACAGAGTTTATGGCTTTTATAAGGAGAAAACCGAAGACACTGGACTGTTCAGTGAAATGTGGCTCCCCTTTGTGACCCAGGTTTGCATG ACAGATGTTGGTGGTCCTAAGAACAACTTGCAGTTTACTTGGACATCCCAGATGAATGCCAGGCTCTTCTGTGGAGATCAGGAGAGAAAACAGCATTTCTCTGAGCTGGTGGATGTTTCCACTGTGGATGCAGATCGATGGCAGGATACAAAGATTTATGCACTCTTTAGAAATGAATG GGAGATGAGTGCTGTCTGTGTCTACACGATTGAAGACATCAACAAAATCTTCGAAAACTCTCCTTTCAATGGCTACAAAAAAGACCAAATGGACAGACCAAGGACG tgcgCTCCTGATAGCTCCAAGCTTTCAGTGGACACCCTGAAGAAGATTGAAAAGACTTCAGAGATGGAGCAGTTGGTTCATCCTGTCGGCAACCCTGGCCTTCTTTTCTTTAATCATCACAACTATACCCACATCCAAGTTGACAGTAAACCAAACAGCAGAAGTAGTAATCAGAACGTCATCTTCCTGTCTttaa ATAATGGAGGGATTCATAAGGTGCTGCAGAATGAAAGTCACACCTTTGTAATTGCTGAGTATCAACCATTCAAACAAAAAGCACACGTTCTCAGCATCATCCTTCAGTCTACCTTT AAAAAGCTGTATGTGAACAATGGAAGTCAACTGGTCCAACTTGATGTAGCAGACTGTTCCCAGTATGGAGATACCTGCCAGGACTGTATGTTATCCAGAGATCCTTACTGTGGCTGGGATGGCACCCAGTGCATACGTGACACAAA GGGGAGCTGGCATGATGCAGCCACTGGGGACCTTTCCGTCTGTAATGAGCACAATG CATCAAATTATACAGGTGACCCAGTCCCAGTCCCACGTTACTCAAAGTATTTCCTTCAATGCCCAGTGTCATCCCGTCATGCTCAGTACAGTTGGCAGCACGATGAAAACTCTACAGCCTGTAGCTCGGAGAAAGAGCAGTGCCTTTATCTGATTGACAACATGGACAGTGAGTGCAAGGGAACTTACAAATGTATATCACAGGAGATGGGTTACAGTAAAGTCCTGGTACAGTACGAACTACAGGTGGAGAATGACGCGAAGACCCAACAGTACCAACAACTGTGGCCGAATAAGGCAGAGGGCCGAAAGACAAGCCCAGTGATCTGGGTTTGTGTAATGATGGCTCTGATTAAGAGTTTGTCCTTTTAG